From Psychrobacillus sp. FSL K6-2836, a single genomic window includes:
- a CDS encoding translation initiation factor 2, giving the protein MTNNENNNDQKDQDSNGISTLELAVWGALLATLGDAISAIAAVQSLKEEKQEQNNNKNMQKQIDYLTNEVKLLKKQINNGRSWHS; this is encoded by the coding sequence ATGACAAATAATGAAAACAACAATGATCAAAAAGATCAAGATTCCAATGGAATAAGTACGCTAGAGCTTGCTGTATGGGGTGCATTATTAGCTACGCTGGGAGATGCAATATCTGCTATCGCAGCAGTTCAATCTTTGAAAGAAGAAAAACAAGAACAAAATAATAATAAAAATATGCAAAAACAGATTGATTATTTAACCAATGAAGTGAAATTACTAAAAAAACAAATAAATAATGGGAGGTCTTGGCATTCCTAG
- a CDS encoding alpha/beta fold hydrolase, translating into MSKWNREMIETSRGRFEVFVKGEGEPICITHHYSEFNESGDYFAETFTDIGKVFLVNLKDSGSSDKAEHGYELSMIDAVLDLEEIRKVKGFPSWTFAGHSTGGMIGVLYGIHFSSFLKSLFLVGSSAREYSSSSSKCIYNEGHPNFKRMQELLELLKLPSLEEDERNRLAKERTQLSLFKPENYDLYFSDNIMKKVSANRLNFFSREQLIFDVTRQLSSVKTRTIILCGRHDAQCPVDFSIEMNELISDASLHIFEQSNHYPFLEEEFEFKRVLKSVY; encoded by the coding sequence ATGTCAAAATGGAACAGAGAGATGATTGAGACTTCTCGTGGACGCTTTGAGGTTTTTGTAAAAGGGGAGGGTGAACCTATTTGTATAACTCATCACTATTCGGAGTTTAATGAGTCTGGGGACTACTTTGCCGAAACATTTACAGACATTGGTAAAGTTTTTTTAGTTAACTTAAAGGATTCGGGAAGTTCAGATAAAGCAGAGCATGGCTATGAATTAAGTATGATTGACGCAGTGCTTGACCTTGAAGAAATCCGAAAAGTGAAGGGTTTTCCATCATGGACATTTGCAGGACATTCTACAGGTGGAATGATTGGGGTGCTATATGGTATTCATTTTTCATCCTTTTTAAAATCTCTTTTTCTTGTTGGTTCTTCTGCAAGAGAATATAGCTCATCATCAAGTAAGTGTATATATAATGAGGGACATCCGAATTTTAAAAGGATGCAAGAATTGCTGGAACTTTTAAAACTTCCAAGCCTAGAAGAAGATGAGCGGAATAGGTTGGCTAAAGAAAGAACTCAATTATCTTTATTCAAACCTGAAAATTATGACTTATATTTTTCAGATAATATTATGAAAAAAGTGTCTGCCAATAGACTAAATTTTTTTAGTAGGGAGCAACTAATTTTTGATGTTACTCGCCAACTATCATCGGTTAAAACAAGAACTATCATTCTATGCGGCAGGCATGATGCTCAATGTCCTGTGGATTTTTCAATAGAAATGAATGAGTTAATTTCGGATGCATCACTACATATTTTTGAACAAAGTAATCATTATCCATTCTTAGAAGAAGAGTTCGAATTTAAGCGAGTTTTAAAAAGCGTATATTAA
- a CDS encoding tetratricopeptide repeat protein, whose product MNTNQKALELFEQNEYEKALELFRHAAKESRNIQSLNNLAWMYSYEVEDDNKALVLVKEVIQMQPLSYFPYSLLGEIYLRQKKWKLSSDALSKSISIQPSKEAYQNLAVAKYYLEELEEASVNFLRAAGNSDVVMFYHVKCLIELEKKSEAKEKLDAFYEEADDFIGEVAVADLYVELGCFNEAIQWFEKGWKEYWKTPDWISRFVYALFQTEDITRINEVIEESILQKDEEIKSAHEEECDENWTESDKEEHINQLLEEKNEYEYMVDRISSGHIPLIEFEPEITGACYLFGCKRHNHPDYQE is encoded by the coding sequence TTGAATACTAATCAAAAGGCTCTTGAACTATTTGAACAAAATGAATATGAAAAGGCATTAGAACTTTTTCGACATGCAGCAAAGGAATCAAGAAATATTCAATCATTAAATAATCTAGCTTGGATGTATAGTTACGAGGTAGAAGATGATAACAAAGCTCTTGTACTAGTTAAAGAAGTAATACAAATGCAACCTTTGTCTTATTTTCCGTATAGCTTATTAGGGGAAATTTACCTTAGACAAAAAAAGTGGAAACTTTCATCGGATGCACTTTCAAAGTCTATTTCCATTCAACCATCCAAGGAAGCTTATCAAAATTTAGCAGTCGCAAAATATTATTTAGAAGAATTAGAGGAGGCATCTGTTAATTTCTTGCGTGCTGCAGGAAATTCGGATGTTGTTATGTTCTATCATGTTAAATGTTTAATTGAGCTTGAAAAGAAATCGGAAGCAAAAGAAAAACTAGATGCTTTTTATGAAGAAGCAGATGACTTCATAGGAGAGGTTGCGGTTGCTGATCTGTATGTTGAATTGGGTTGCTTTAACGAAGCGATTCAATGGTTTGAAAAAGGGTGGAAAGAATACTGGAAAACCCCTGATTGGATTAGCAGATTTGTCTACGCTCTATTTCAAACAGAAGATATTACCCGCATCAATGAAGTAATAGAAGAATCTATTCTACAAAAAGATGAAGAGATCAAATCTGCTCATGAAGAAGAATGTGATGAAAATTGGACAGAAAGCGATAAAGAAGAACATATTAATCAATTACTTGAAGAAAAGAACGAATATGAGTATATGGTTGACCGAATTTCTTCTGGACATATCCCCTTAATAGAGTTTGAGCCTGAAATTACTGGAGCATGTTATCTATTTGGATGTAAGCGACATAACCATCCAGATTATCAAGAATAA
- a CDS encoding putative zinc-binding protein — protein MKKSNLPIVYSCSGCSSAAQTANLIALKMDRENIAEMSCIAGVGGDVKPLVRTAKSGREIIAIDGCPLACCKHSLARHDVQPSHHFLLSDFNVPKKLGVDPDPNLFLNAYDKILELSN, from the coding sequence ATGAAAAAATCGAATTTACCTATTGTTTATTCTTGTTCTGGATGTTCCTCAGCAGCTCAGACAGCTAACTTAATCGCTCTAAAGATGGATCGCGAGAATATCGCAGAAATGTCTTGTATTGCTGGTGTTGGTGGAGATGTTAAACCGCTTGTTCGGACTGCAAAATCAGGAAGAGAAATTATTGCTATAGATGGCTGTCCACTAGCTTGTTGCAAGCATTCTCTTGCTAGACATGATGTTCAGCCAAGTCATCATTTTTTGCTGTCCGACTTTAATGTTCCTAAAAAGTTAGGAGTAGATCCAGATCCAAACCTGTTTTTAAATGCTTACGATAAAATCTTAGAGCTTTCTAACTAA
- a CDS encoding SLC13 family permease has translation MQLTITFVVLGISIVLFISNRVRADLVAILALLAFVISGVLEPTEALVGFSNSVVIMIAGLFVVGAGIVRTGLAQSAGNLLLKWSGKSEKKLFVLLLIITGSVGSFMSNTGVVALMLPIVISIAISINSSPSKYLIPLSYISSLSGLMTLIATPANLIVSQVLVDNGFEKLSFFEITPLGIIGITTGILYFLFVRKYVLPDDKRKNNAGEGHKLSPKQLAADYELGGNLHRIRVVEESSIIGKQLAELKLPAKYHLAILKIDRKSMEGMNILPIRYQEMAGPTSMIEAKDLLYVQGPLENTLQFVKDFHLEVDDGESNAEELVSKQLGIAEVLLTPHSNLINETVGSISFREKYNLNILGINRKGEYVLTEMADVRLRFGDALLVQGAWEEIELLSRAVKDVVIIGQPKEHASMAAASGKAPVAGAIMLFMIGLMVFEVFPAVISVLLAATLMVMTGCLRNMDDAYGKMNWESIILIAAMLPMATALEKTGGMVILSEGIVSLLGGFGAMGVLAGIYFVTMVFGQFISNTATAVLFAPIAMTAAISLDANPYTFLIAIAVSSSMAFATPVASPTNALVMTAGGYKFFDFIKAGIPLQIVMFIIMMIAIPIFFPL, from the coding sequence ATGCAATTAACTATAACATTTGTCGTTTTGGGGATAAGTATTGTTTTATTTATTAGTAACCGGGTGCGTGCGGATCTTGTAGCGATACTTGCGTTACTGGCTTTTGTTATTTCAGGTGTGTTAGAGCCGACAGAGGCACTCGTTGGTTTTTCTAATTCGGTCGTCATTATGATTGCAGGACTATTTGTTGTAGGTGCGGGGATTGTTCGAACAGGTCTTGCACAGTCTGCAGGGAATTTATTGTTAAAATGGTCAGGGAAAAGCGAGAAAAAATTATTTGTTTTGTTACTTATCATTACAGGTAGTGTTGGCTCATTTATGAGTAATACAGGGGTAGTTGCTTTAATGCTACCAATTGTGATTAGCATTGCCATCAGTATTAATAGTAGCCCGTCTAAATATTTGATACCCCTATCTTATATTAGTAGCTTATCGGGTCTGATGACGCTAATTGCAACTCCGGCCAATCTTATTGTTAGCCAGGTCCTTGTAGATAATGGTTTTGAGAAACTTAGTTTTTTTGAAATTACTCCACTTGGAATCATTGGAATAACTACAGGTATTTTATATTTTCTATTTGTTAGAAAATATGTACTGCCAGATGATAAAAGAAAAAACAATGCTGGTGAAGGGCATAAGTTATCCCCGAAACAACTGGCAGCAGATTATGAGTTAGGTGGTAACTTGCATCGCATTCGTGTAGTAGAAGAATCCTCAATTATTGGAAAACAGCTTGCAGAGTTAAAGCTCCCTGCAAAATATCATTTAGCAATTTTAAAAATTGACCGTAAATCGATGGAAGGGATGAATATTCTACCTATTCGATATCAGGAAATGGCTGGTCCGACGAGTATGATTGAGGCGAAGGATCTTCTATATGTGCAAGGTCCACTTGAGAATACCTTGCAGTTTGTGAAAGATTTTCACTTAGAGGTAGATGATGGGGAATCGAATGCAGAGGAGCTTGTTTCAAAACAATTAGGTATTGCAGAAGTATTATTAACTCCGCATTCCAATCTGATAAATGAAACGGTTGGGAGCATTAGTTTCCGAGAAAAATATAATTTAAATATACTAGGTATTAATCGCAAAGGAGAATACGTATTAACTGAAATGGCTGATGTACGATTGAGATTTGGAGATGCACTGTTGGTCCAAGGTGCCTGGGAAGAGATTGAGCTTTTATCCAGGGCAGTAAAAGATGTTGTGATTATAGGGCAGCCAAAAGAGCATGCCAGTATGGCTGCTGCCAGTGGAAAAGCACCAGTTGCTGGAGCTATTATGTTATTTATGATTGGGTTAATGGTTTTTGAAGTGTTCCCAGCAGTCATTTCTGTTCTATTAGCCGCTACTTTAATGGTGATGACTGGTTGTCTTCGTAATATGGATGATGCATATGGCAAGATGAACTGGGAGAGTATTATTTTAATCGCTGCCATGCTTCCAATGGCAACTGCCCTTGAAAAAACGGGTGGTATGGTTATCTTATCCGAGGGAATTGTTAGTCTCCTTGGTGGGTTTGGAGCAATGGGTGTGTTGGCTGGTATTTACTTCGTTACGATGGTATTCGGTCAATTCATTAGCAACACGGCGACAGCAGTTTTATTTGCACCTATAGCGATGACCGCTGCCATTAGTCTAGATGCAAATCCGTATACGTTTTTAATCGCAATTGCTGTTTCATCGAGCATGGCATTTGCAACTCCTGTAGCATCTCCAACCAATGCGTTAGTAATGACCGCAGGTGGGTATAAATTCTTTGATTTTATCAAGGCGGGAATTCCCTTACAAATAGTTATGTTCATCATTATGATGATTGCAATTCCAATTTTTTTCCCATTGTAA
- a CDS encoding DUF4822 domain-containing protein, with protein sequence MKKLLILLIASIGLLGACQSKTNENENAIKEGETQSNEIKTAEEENKSENKVTNGQEMASILSDTNWQGTKVYDKNNNDLTKENANFIGLAKYDVKTGRYEFFDAMTSESRGDNGTFFITNDGTKRILISESMNYQAVVDITELNEDVFTYKRMGKDANGSDVEIFVEHVPYKEKELSFTDPDKQLNTTTGDIVKDVDGDKVLGSTLWNGTKVLDEEGNDVTEYNLMFISLGKFDDKTNKYEFFNIETGKSRGDYGYFDIVHENKVRAHVSVGDNKYGATLEITELNNNKFTYKRIGKDKDGKDITVFVEHESYKGELKPTFTI encoded by the coding sequence ATGAAAAAGCTACTAATATTACTTATTGCAAGTATAGGCCTACTTGGAGCCTGTCAATCAAAAACAAACGAAAATGAAAATGCTATAAAAGAGGGAGAAACGCAAAGTAATGAAATCAAAACTGCAGAAGAGGAGAACAAGTCTGAAAATAAGGTAACAAATGGGCAAGAAATGGCTAGTATTCTTAGTGACACAAATTGGCAAGGAACAAAAGTGTATGATAAAAATAATAATGACTTAACAAAAGAAAACGCAAACTTCATCGGTCTTGCTAAATACGATGTAAAAACAGGAAGATATGAATTTTTTGATGCTATGACAAGTGAAAGTCGTGGTGATAATGGGACTTTCTTTATCACTAATGATGGGACGAAGAGAATATTAATATCAGAGTCGATGAATTACCAGGCAGTTGTTGATATAACAGAGTTAAATGAAGATGTTTTTACTTATAAAAGAATGGGAAAAGATGCTAACGGCAGTGACGTAGAGATATTCGTTGAACATGTTCCTTATAAAGAGAAAGAACTTTCTTTTACTGATCCTGACAAGCAGTTGAACACTACTACTGGTGATATTGTTAAAGACGTTGATGGTGATAAAGTTTTAGGTAGTACACTTTGGAATGGAACAAAGGTATTAGATGAAGAGGGCAATGATGTAACAGAATATAATTTGATGTTTATAAGTCTGGGAAAATTTGATGACAAAACAAATAAATATGAGTTTTTCAACATTGAAACAGGCAAAAGTCGTGGAGATTATGGCTACTTCGATATTGTACACGAAAATAAAGTTAGAGCCCATGTTTCAGTTGGAGATAATAAGTATGGTGCCACTCTCGAAATTACCGAACTAAATAATAATAAGTTTACGTATAAAAGAATTGGTAAAGACAAAGATGGCAAGGATATAACTGTATTCGTTGAGCATGAATCTTATAAAGGTGAACTTAAACCAACATTTACTATATAG
- a CDS encoding sensor histidine kinase, with the protein MSIRMRMLLSYTAMLVVTMGLFIISGLLMILAITGDIGSVKHLFANHYTHKPITAQEENVFLDLKYLAKKQPNQLLNEGPLKLYDEMLKDVPAGLIILKGDEMIYKTDRLISITSANDLPSFEPSNINVRDTISLGKYYFSYVKFDFYYQDKEEGSIFVIKKVSPYAALSKNLFPILAGVLLLLLIVTNGILNYLVTRSIVKPLDSLKFATEEISEGNLNFKMTAITKDEIGQLSMAFEEMRQKLKESVDLQLKYEENRKELISNISHDLRTPITAIKGYVEGIKDGVADTPQKMDKYLSTIYRRASDMDSLIDDLFLFSKLDLRKIQFNFEEINIVRYIEHFIEELSWDLEEQGIQVQFNVHMDNFQELVIADREKLRRVLANIIQNSIKHMKNEERILRISVTHKGENMEIKISDNGNGIEPTALPYIFDRFYREDSARNVTTGGSGLGLAIAKQIICEHGGEIWATSELGKGTDIYFTLKYVRKRGERIEKNFNY; encoded by the coding sequence ATGTCAATCCGTATGAGAATGTTATTATCCTATACAGCCATGTTAGTTGTAACAATGGGGCTTTTTATAATTAGTGGATTGTTGATGATTTTAGCGATTACAGGGGATATAGGTAGTGTAAAACACTTATTTGCAAATCATTACACGCATAAGCCGATAACAGCACAAGAAGAAAATGTGTTTTTGGACTTAAAATATCTAGCGAAAAAACAACCAAATCAATTATTAAATGAAGGTCCTTTAAAGTTATATGATGAGATGTTAAAAGATGTACCAGCTGGTCTTATAATCCTTAAAGGTGATGAAATGATTTATAAGACAGATAGGCTAATCTCGATAACAAGTGCAAATGACCTTCCTTCCTTTGAGCCTTCCAATATAAATGTTAGAGATACGATTAGTTTAGGAAAATATTATTTTTCTTATGTTAAATTTGACTTTTATTATCAGGATAAAGAAGAAGGTAGCATATTTGTCATAAAGAAAGTTAGCCCATATGCCGCGTTATCAAAGAATCTATTTCCTATATTAGCTGGTGTTTTACTCCTTTTATTAATTGTAACTAACGGAATACTTAATTACTTGGTTACTAGAAGTATTGTAAAACCTTTGGATTCATTGAAATTTGCGACAGAAGAAATAAGTGAAGGAAATTTAAACTTTAAAATGACTGCAATTACAAAGGATGAAATTGGACAGCTTAGTATGGCTTTTGAAGAAATGCGTCAAAAATTAAAAGAATCAGTAGACTTGCAGTTAAAATACGAAGAAAACCGTAAGGAACTTATTTCAAATATTTCTCATGATTTGAGAACTCCAATTACGGCCATAAAAGGATATGTAGAGGGGATTAAAGATGGAGTTGCTGATACTCCCCAAAAAATGGACAAATATCTTTCAACAATTTACAGAAGGGCGTCTGATATGGATTCCCTAATTGATGATTTATTTCTTTTTTCAAAGCTCGATCTAAGAAAGATCCAATTTAACTTTGAAGAAATTAATATTGTTCGTTATATCGAGCACTTTATTGAAGAACTAAGCTGGGATCTTGAAGAACAAGGTATCCAAGTACAATTTAATGTTCATATGGATAATTTTCAAGAGTTAGTGATAGCTGATAGGGAAAAATTAAGGCGTGTATTAGCCAATATTATTCAAAATTCCATAAAACATATGAAAAATGAAGAAAGAATTTTACGAATTTCTGTAACCCATAAAGGTGAAAATATGGAGATTAAAATTAGTGACAACGGCAATGGGATTGAACCTACAGCTCTTCCGTATATTTTTGATCGATTTTATCGCGAGGATAGTGCGCGAAATGTTACAACAGGTGGAAGTGGTCTTGGTTTAGCCATTGCAAAACAAATTATTTGTGAGCACGGTGGAGAAATTTGGGCAACGAGTGAATTAGGTAAAGGAACGGACATTTACTTCACACTTAAATATGTCAGAAAAAGAGGTGAACGGATTGAAAAAAATTTTAATTATTGA
- a CDS encoding response regulator transcription factor gives MKKILIIEDDPSIGELQRDYLVINDYEVNLVDSGKVGLEQALTVEYDLIIIDLMLPHVDGFEICRQVREVKDIPILIVSAKKEDIDKIRGLGLGADDYVIKPFSPSELVARVKAHLARYDRLSGNKQQDKKEICIRGLRIDETSRRVYVNNSEVNLTGKEFDLLAFLAKRPNRVFSKEELFELIWGLELTGDTTTVTVHIRKIRGKIEIDPANPQFIETVWGAGYRFSV, from the coding sequence TTGAAAAAAATTTTAATTATTGAGGATGACCCTAGCATTGGAGAATTACAAAGAGATTATCTTGTCATTAATGATTATGAGGTTAACCTAGTTGACTCAGGAAAGGTTGGTCTCGAACAAGCGCTTACCGTTGAATATGATTTGATAATTATTGATCTTATGTTACCCCATGTAGATGGTTTTGAAATTTGTAGACAAGTACGGGAAGTAAAGGATATACCGATTTTAATCGTTTCAGCTAAAAAAGAAGATATCGATAAAATTAGAGGTCTCGGTCTTGGGGCAGATGATTATGTGATTAAACCGTTCAGTCCAAGTGAGCTTGTTGCTAGAGTAAAGGCACACTTGGCCCGCTATGACCGTTTAAGTGGTAATAAGCAACAAGATAAAAAAGAAATATGTATCAGAGGATTAAGAATTGATGAGACATCACGTAGAGTTTATGTAAATAATAGTGAAGTCAATTTAACCGGTAAAGAATTTGATCTACTAGCATTTCTTGCGAAGCGTCCAAATCGTGTTTTTAGTAAGGAAGAACTTTTTGAGTTAATATGGGGACTTGAATTAACGGGAGATACTACGACTGTGACTGTCCATATCCGAAAAATACGAGGAAAAATTGAAATTGACCCTGCAAATCCTCAGTTTATTGAAACTGTATGGGGTGCAGGTTATCGATTTTCTGTATAA
- a CDS encoding ankyrin repeat domain-containing protein produces the protein MLKKVLFLFIIPLFLIGCQNTKESNEIDNTPEVNGDKMNEQFFQAVEHGNISKIKSLSESGLDINIIDNKGRTAVMIATYANDPETVKVLIDYGADLDIQDDMKNNPFLYAGAEGFLEILRMTIDAGANPNLLNRYGGTALIPASEHGYVEVVKELLENTDIDVNHVNNLGWTAMMEAIVLSEGGKIHQETIKLLIEHGADVNISDSKGVTPLQHAKDRGFEEIEKILLHAGAE, from the coding sequence ATTTTAAAAAAAGTATTATTTCTATTCATAATTCCATTGTTTTTAATAGGGTGTCAAAACACGAAAGAATCGAATGAAATTGACAATACTCCAGAGGTAAATGGGGACAAAATGAATGAACAATTTTTTCAAGCAGTAGAACATGGAAATATATCTAAGATTAAGAGTCTATCGGAGTCAGGGTTAGATATAAATATTATAGACAATAAGGGTAGAACTGCAGTCATGATTGCTACTTATGCCAACGATCCAGAAACAGTAAAGGTCTTAATCGATTATGGTGCAGATTTAGACATTCAAGATGATATGAAAAACAATCCTTTTTTATATGCAGGAGCAGAGGGCTTTTTAGAAATTTTAAGGATGACAATTGACGCGGGTGCTAATCCAAACCTTTTAAATAGATACGGTGGCACAGCACTTATTCCTGCTTCAGAACATGGCTATGTGGAAGTAGTAAAGGAACTTCTAGAGAACACCGATATCGATGTGAATCATGTTAATAATTTAGGTTGGACTGCAATGATGGAAGCGATTGTTCTAAGCGAAGGGGGCAAAATACACCAGGAAACAATTAAATTATTAATTGAACATGGAGCAGATGTGAACATATCCGACTCAAAAGGAGTCACTCCGCTTCAACATGCGAAAGATAGAGGTTTTGAAGAAATCGAAAAAATACTTCTTCATGCTGGAGCGGAGTGA